From a region of the Gossypium raimondii isolate GPD5lz chromosome 10, ASM2569854v1, whole genome shotgun sequence genome:
- the LOC105778117 gene encoding protein NRT1/ PTR FAMILY 5.4, with amino-acid sequence MDSSVAPVTIDNAHRQNPTKLSSQKKPSKGGWKAAFFVISVEMAERFAFYGLAGNLITYLTNNLGEPVVTAAKNVNTWVGVSAIFPLLGAFIADSYLGRFKTILASSVIYFLGMVLLSLSVSVIPMHSRKAVFFTALYVLAIGEGGHKPCVQTFAADQFDENNPEEKAAKSSFFNWWYLGIVTGASVAIVVVIYLQDNVSWAAGFGVLSGSLAVALVVFLIGIRKYRKQRPTGSPFTSVAQVFVAAAKKWRVSETHGGRGICYEDDRRGGSHVKGQTMGRDLVRTRQFRFLDKAMIIDDKDTLGKTRDPWRLCSLNQVEEVKLVLRLIPIWLGCLMFSAVITQLHTFFTKQGSTMLRSIGPNFQVPPAALQSLVGLTILIAVPIYDRVFVPIARKITGHPSGITMLQRIGTGLFISILNMVVAGLVETARVNTATKHGLMDAPKAVVPMSVWWLLPQYVLTGLGDVFTIVGLQELFYDQMPEEMRSIGAAAYISVVGVGSFINTAVISVVQVISSRHGKEWLGDNLNRAKLNYFYWVLAGLSAFNLCAYIWISRRFVYKKVENNDERVGEGKESGMGGYLDVKV; translated from the exons ATGGATAGCTCAGTTGCTCCTGTCACCATAGACAATGCCCACCGTCAAAACCCCACCAAACTCTCTTCTCAAAAAAAGCCCTCCAAAGGAGGGTGGAAAGCAGCCTTTTTTGTTATCT CTGTTGAGATGGCCGAGCGATTTGCTTTCTACGGATTGGCTGGAAATCTGATCACATACCTCACAAACAATCTCGGAGAACCAGTGGTCACCGCAGCCAAGAACGTCAATACATGGGTTGGGGTCTCCGCCATCTTCCCTTTGCTCGGAGCCTTCATTGCCGATTCATACCTCGGTCGCTTCAAGACCATCCTTGCCTCCTCTGTCATCTACTTCTTG GGAATGGTGTTATTGAGCTTATCAGTGTCAGTAATCCCTATGCATTCCCGCAAAGCTGTGTTTTTCACAGCGCTTTACGTATTAGCCATTGGCGAAGGAGGCCATAAACCATGCGTTCAAACCTTCGCTGCTGACCAGTTCGATGAGAACAATCCTGAAGAAAAGGCAGCCAAAAGCTCATTTTTCAACTGGTGGTACCTTGGGATCGTTACAGGCGCCTCAGTGGCCATCGTTGTCGTCATTTATCTCCAG GATAATGTTAGTTGGGCAGCAGGATTTGGGGTGTTATCAGGGTCATTAGCGGTAGCATTGGTGGTGTTTCTAATTGGGATCAGGAAGTACCGAAAGCAACGGCCGACAGGGAGTCCGTTCACCTCTGTGGCTCAGGTCTTTGTCGCCGCTGCAAAGAAGTGGCGCGTGAGTGAAACCCACGGTGGCAGGGGAATTTGCTATGAAGATGATAGAAGAGGTGGGAGCCACGTCAAAGGTCAAACCATGGGTCGCGACTTGGTCCGTACAAGACAGTTCag atttCTAGATAAAGCAATGATCATCGACGATAAAGACACCTTGGGCAAAACTAGGGATCCATGGCGGCTTTGCTCATTGAACCAAGTTGAAGAAGTGAAGCTTGTTCTTCGCCTTATCCCCATATGGCTTGGTTGCTTAATGTTCAGTGCTGTAATAACTCAATTACACACATTTTTCACCAAGCAAGGCAGCACAATGTTGAGATCAATAGGTCCCAATTTTCAAGTCCCTCCGGCAGCACTTCAAAGTCTTGTAGGCCTTACAATCCTCATCGCCGTCCCGATTTATGATCGGGTTTTCGTCCCCATCGCTCGAAAAATAACTGGACATCCCTCTGGAATAACAATGCTACAAAGGATCGGTACCGGCCTATTCATTTCCATATTGAACATGGTTGTTGCAGGCCTAGTAGAGACGGCTAGGGTCAACACTGCCACCAAACATGGCCTAATGGATGCCCCGAAAGCCGTAGTCCCAATGAGCGTATGGTGGTTACTTCCTCAATATGTGCTCACCGGACTAGGAGACGTTTTTACAATCGTCGGATTACAAGAATTGTTCTACGATCAAATGCCGGAAGAAATGAGAAGCATTGGGGCAGCTGCATATATAAGTGTAGTGGGAGTTGGGAGCTTTATAAACACAGCTGTAATCTCAGTGGTTCAAGTCATTAGTTCAAGGCATGGGAAAGAATGGTTGGGAGATAATCTAAACCGTGCAAaacttaattacttttattGGGTATTGGCAGGGTTGAGTGCTTTTAATTTGTGTGCTTATATTTGGATTTCTAGGAGATTTGTGtataaaaaagttgaaaataatgatgaaagaGTTGGTGAGGGGAAAGAGTCGGGAATGGGAGGCTATTTGGACGTAAAAGTATGA